CCATACTTTTATCTCTTGAATTCATAGAAATGCTTATAAGATGCTTCTCAAAGAGGTATTAAAATAGCAAGATGTCAGTTCTCAACTTGATAGTTAACTCCTTTATCCGTTGGCGGCCTATTCAATGAGATGGCCATATATGAAGCAATCCTGAAATCTTGACACATCATTTGAGGCAGAGCATGAATTCATAATAAGGTTGGAGTTCATGAAATGACAGAAAATACTAGTAATTTTCACATAGAGGCCAATAAAGATTGCTTTGAAACCAAACAAGATTAGAAAACAAAGGTGCAAGAACATGTCCCAACCCATTGTGCAGTGTTTAATTTCTTCCAACAAAGGGAAACATTCTAATTGGGATGGAGATAATCTCTTGACAAGGACAGAATggtaagggaggagaagaaaggtcagcgaataaactttgttttttgaactttcaaaatttatatgcattaatattatctcctcttaaggttagatttatatgtcacaagtcattttattaGAATAAGgtatataattgataaatcaaAGTTGTCAAGATATTCCAAGTTTGAGGACAAAAACAGCTGTAGTAATATCAATACTATAAACCAGTGAGTATAAATGAAGGTCCCACCACCACCATGCattggaaaaattttggaagcccTAATAGAGTTCAATTTGTAATTTGAGGTCAAAATCAATGGTCCATGCCCAAATGTATTCCAAAAAATCGCTGTTTTAGTACTAGTTATGTTCTAAAGTGGCCAAAAGCCTGATACCTGATAAGAAGGAAGATTTATTAGTATTACGCAATAAAAAGAGGGCTACAGTTGTATGATGATCAGCTTTTCAGGAAGTCAATAAAAAGTTGATATATATTTCTTAATATGAAGATACTTAGAGAACACCGATTGCTAGTCAAGTGATCAATGCAATATAATATAAACTTCATTCAACCTTCAAGAAACCCACTTTTAGGCAGAACACAGTCTCAAATTATTTCTTCATTAAGAACCTATTCTCAATTAGCTCAACTAATTAGATTTCAATAGGGTATCTTGCATGCAGCTTATGTTagaagcttctccaaaaatcatGATCATGCTCTCAAATTAAAAGCTAGCTCTAAAACCATCAAACTTGCTGATCAAGTCACTCTTCCAAGGTTTATTATCAAGATGGATGCTAAACTGGTTCAGAACTGGTTCAATTGTGCAAGGATGAAGTCATCTCAACAATCAAAATTGAATCCTCAGATTACAGATGTTCTCCATAAATTTGATAATTGGGTATCAAGCATGTCTAGGAAGAAGCTACAGCCCAGAAGAACAACTAATTGTTGCAAACAGGGTTCTTGAGagtcatagttttgtgattctACTCAAGCATGTCAATTTTATCCATGAGAGTGGAAGGGGCGCTGTAAGTATAAGAGGTGGCTAGCTTTCCTTGTTAAAACAAGAGGGATTCCATTAAAATCACTTTGGCTTCCACAAAATGGAAATTTTGTCTATGATAATTATAAAGAAATATGAGCCTGCTAAGTATCAGCCCTTGGTTTAGACCCACCAGTGTTTGGAAATTCACCTGCCCCACTAGTAACATAATATTCCTAACTATCAATGCCTCTTCATAACTGTCCTTAGTAATTTCAATTTACCCATTAAGGCCAGTTTTCATCTCAGCGAGATATTGATTTGCATTGGTATCAGGCACTCACTGATATGATATACAAAAACTATCATCTTATTTTTTTTGCAGCTGATCTGAACCAGTACATACAGAGAATTCAACTGATACAAAATCAACAATCAACCAAAATTTTAAGATCATACGATAGCAAAAATTAAGGTCAAATCAGAGCAGCAACAAAAGAAAGCAAGTCTGGTTTGAATCAATTAATGGAACTATAAAGCTGATGAACACTTTCAATTGGTAATATGAGCCTGTGCTACTCACGAATCCATAGTATCCAGCCATTGATGGGATGGAGGCCTCTAGGAAGAATCCAATCCGCTCCCTCCATTTGTGCAACTCCTTTCCTAATAAGCATCACTCCTAGATTTGAGGAGTCAAATCCTCTCTAAACCTAATTCAATGTCGCTCTTTCCAGCTAAATGAGCGACCGTCCATTAAGGTTGGTAATCGGCAGTGGTTCATCAAGTTCACACCATTATATGTTTTGCTCAATTAGTCAAAGATCACTGATTGGTGAAATTACTTTGATGAACTACGGTAGTTTATTTAACTTGAACAGTAAATGGTCCTAATTTTAATCTTCAGAGAAATCTTTCTAAATCTTTGTTTTAATCATTATAATTTCATTGTGAGTTGTGACTAATATCAGCAGATACATTGTTGAACCGGTCAATTTATATTGACCGATATCTAGCAATCTGTTAGACCAGATGTTTTCCAACAAGGAAAGCGGTGCCGTCTTGTACCAAACTGCCCGATTTGGGGCAGACCGGCACAGTTCCACCCCTCAGTTTAAGAAATCCGgcgaagaggaagagggagagggaggagagaaaggaagagagagatagggaggaagagggagaggggggaagagagggaggggaagagagagagagggggttcGAAAGCCCTTCTCTCCTCCTATGTTCCTCTGCAGGGGGCACCTCTGTTTTGAAACGAAACAAGAGATCTGCCcctatattttttgtaattTCTTAAGTGAAGTCAACAAACCGTTTTCCAATTTCACTTaagaaattacaaaaaaaaaataggggtggcaatttgctgactttattaaaaaaattacaaaaaacaAAAGGGGTGGAACGAAATAGAGGCGCCCTTTGCAGCCCCTGCGGAGGaatagaggagaggagggttttCATGCCCCCAATCCCTCtcccagcctctctctctccccctccctctctttccctccatccctccctcttttcctctctatccttctccctcccctctccctcgctgaatttttttttatcaatacaGCCCAAAACGGCACGGCACATGGACATACTGTACCGCACTGTCAGGCAACCAATACGGATCCTAGTACCGATGTAGCTTATGTTGCTTTCCAACCTTACATCTTGACCTAGGTAAATTAATATCTAGTTCATCTCAATTTTGGTAAGCCAAGAATGACAGGATACTGGATTTTAGAAACCTTGCTTTGAGAATACCTTTCAATACTCACTAAATTAGCTCTCTTAGTAATCTAAACTCACATTAGAAAGACATGGAACATCAGTCAATACTTTCACATCAAAGCTTCTCCAAAAGTTGCCCTACTAAGAAGGTAACATCCATTGCGTAACTtataagtataaaacaaaattaattcttcaaaatccttgtAATTCCCTAAATTTTTGTTCCATTGCTTTCTTCCATAATTCAAAGAAATTACAAATTAAATTGTTTGTGCAACCTTGTACATAACTCTTATTCTTATAATTATGTATGACACTACTATTACAAATTTCggcattttctttattttccatCCTTTCATTGGATAACATagagaaataaaaaggaaataaaagaaaaaaaaagaaagtctataggcactgaaaaataaataatagttcTAAGAAGCAAAATTAGTAATAACTTGATTTTGAATCGTATGATACCCAATTAGTAATGTTCCAAAATTAACCAGTTGTAACTTAGTAACCTAGGATATTAGAAAGAATATTTTATTCTTAGTCAGATAACTTTTTACCCTTAAACACAAAAGTCAAAACATTTGAATTATAGGAACTAAAAGTTTAGTTGATTGAAAGAAGGTTCAAGATATTCATATTATCTATCTTAAGTTCTGTGAGACATGAGAACAATCAGCAATATAGAAACCCAAGAAAGACAAATAGTTCAAAAACttagtttattttttaaattttgatttagccAAATGAGTTTTTATGGTCCATCTTGGTAATTCATCTAAAAATGATTCAAAaaagcaaaaaggaaaaaagaaaaaaggaaataaagaGAATATCTTAGACATCATTAAGCATATCGATACCATTACTATTTACTCCATAGATTCCTAATTTATAATGTCTCTTACACAATTTCCTTTCCTATTACTCTTTTTTAATTACTGCTTCCTTGATCTTGCATCTAAATGTCTATTCCCCCTCTCTTTCTGCTTCCTGCAACTATTGGCCAACATAAAGGAAAGTGGCTTAAAGATCGCTCAAAGTCAAAAACAAGTTCtacaaaagaagaaagatgaaaaagagtgCAAGGCACAAGCATTCTCAAGAAAGATTTAAGTATCTCTATTTAGAAAATGGATTAATCGAGTATATAAAAATACCATAACATAAATTGAAACACTAGTTATTAAAAAAGTGTGTTCACTGAAGTATCAATGGATGCTAGCTTCAAAGTTATTAGGTCAGAGCCTAGGATGGTGCACTATGATGTGATTCATTTCGTCTATAGAAGAGTAATAGATCTTTGGCACTGACTTTGTTATCATAAAATTCTGCATATGCTATGATGTCCAAGCTGGCAGCAGCTTGTTTGCAGCTGCTATCATTTAGTAATAAAGTCATATTAGAATAAATAACTTGTTTTACCCATTaagatataaattttaaaaaataacaaatttccTGAATATGAAAAAGATTTTTGAAGGATGTAACAGTTCGGAACTTTACTATACCTTTTATTATGTGTGTTACCGGTTACGATCATAACTTGATGAAGAAATGTTTAATCTTTTCCCTGATATATTAAGAACTCCTCAAAGGAGATATTGAGCATAATATGGTTGGATGAAGTCAAACATTCACTAATGAGACAATATTTTGGGAATAGCTAGCCAGGTGATTGATGTTACCAAGCACGTGACATAGTTGTCAAGTGTCCAAGTGTCCCAAAGAAAGATATGGTAACCTTTAAAAATTTGGACATGCGACACACCCATATTACATTTATGTGTCCATAAATGTGCACAATTTTATGTATCTAATTAATATCTATCAAACCAATTTGTTTTATGACTTGATTTAACTAACAAACTTTTGCTAGAATGTCACATTAGACTTAAAAATTTCCAAGTAGAAATGCCAAAGAGTTGATACAAAAAGGTGAGGACATGATGCTTTGTTGATTTGAAGTGTCATAAAGTGTCTAGGTGCCCAGGCTTTTGGGCAATATCAAAAAAACCCAAATTTAAGTGTCTGGGTAACACTGCAAGTGATGCAACTTACAAACTTCCCTCACATATGCCATCATAAGATATCAATTTTCATATATCATGTGCATCTCAAGCCAAACATTGAGATAAgagtataaaattattttattattgtttttcttattctttttctcATCAATTGTATTCTTATTATCTGAGCATTTAAACTCTTCTTTTCTATCATGTATAGTcttcaaaaaaataatctatCATAGCCTAAGAATTTCACTAGGATGTGGAAGATAAGTTGAAAACACAAATTCCATGTCATTGAGAAATGCAATAATCATGAACTTAAGTGTTTTGGTACAGCCAAGATTTAGGGGGCTGGAAATCTAACAAAAGCATTTATACTGCAGACTTGTTTGgcatctcttttattttttattttctatatttaaaaaacataaaaattgaaaaaaaacatgtttggtaatattatttttattttccatattcaaaaattattttcaatgtttctaaaaaataaaaataataaatcctTGCTTTCAATAGTTTCAAAACAAGAAACTCATATTTTCACCAATACCACCACCACCGCATCTGCCACCACCACTGCTATCATCGCCATCTCAACCACCATTATTGCAACCACCTCCATGCCACTATTGCCATCATTGCTATCTCCACCACATCACCAATGCCCCATCACCACCACTGTTGCTGCCACTGTTACCACCATCATCATCTCCACCACATATCATTGTCATTATCTTCGCCTTTACCATGTCATTGATGCTCCCACCACTGCCACCATCGCCGCCGCCACCATCGCCTCAACCATACCACCACTACTATTGTTACCACCTCCACCATGCTACCACCAACCCCACTACCAACACTACGACCATCTTCACTGCCTTTGCTACTATTACCACTACCTCTACCACCATCACtatgtttattttcaaaaataattgaaTATACTAAACacgtttataattttaaaaattggaatatacaaataaattttttattttctgattttaaaaaatagaaaacaaaagtgaCGCCAACCATCCCCTACACATAGTAATGTTGTttagttcttccttcttttttctatAAGTCAAGACATCTTGCTTGCAGACTATAGTTGGGTACAGTAATGAAAACATACTATAAATCATCCACTAAGGTTGCAAGTCAAACAAAACTTGTGGTACAACTAAAGGAAATCTTATGCAGACCATAAACCGACACTTTCAATGATGATATTCTACCATAAGCGTGAATGGAAGGATCAGAAGAATTGCAAATTTTATGCACATTGCTTAAATAAGGCATGTACTTTGACatctaaatatttaaatatttcaaaatcAATCAGAATTAATCATATTGAGACCCTTTTTTCATGCAATCTGataagtattaatcatttcacAGTCATGTATAAATTATAGGTAATCCTTCAACAGTATTTGTCACATAAACAGTCATGAActgataaataaaaaataacaccTCCAAAAAGAAGACACTACACCATGAATTTTCTCTATGTTACATTATGTTTATTGTCAATGCTAACATTTTCAAATTCATTGTCAACTTCCATCCAGTCAGTTCCATATCTTCTCTACTAATTATATAATCCTGAGTTTCTCAGAATAAAGGACAGCTTTAAACACACAAGCATGCTCCCAAATCTGATTCATTTTTTCCACTTCTCAGTAATATTTTCATGGCGAACAGATATTATTTTTACACAACTTCAAAATCATTAAGATCTGATGCGGAAAAATGGGATATTATATTCCTAGGTCTCAGTTCTTAGACGATGAGGTCTGCCATTATAAGTAGCATGTTCAAATTCATCAGAAGTACTCACATCATCCAGTATGTTAaagtttttctctttccttgtgTTAGTCCCCTTTGAAGCAAATTCAAGCGCCCTCCTCACCGTTGGAGGTGATCCCTAAATTTTGGTACTCTGTGATTCTATGTAAATTTCATCAACATCTTCCAATTTGAAAACACCCATCCCAAAATACACAGTTTCATCAAACACGCCCGGAGATCATAAATCAGATACCAACAACCAAGGAACAATCGCACATTCTATCGCGATCTGAGTCAAGCTAGCTAAAAGTGAAATCGTTGTAATGCATTTCTCTACCTTCGTTCAAAGATCAGAAAAGGAatcaaaataagagaaaaagagggagggaaTTGGGGGACAAAAAGAGCTCACTTTTTCTGGCGGCGGCTCCGCTTGGGGCCCCAACCCTCGAGCTTGGCGACGGGGCACCCGCATTGGGAGCGGAAGAGCAGCACGGCTCGGCCGTTGGGGGGCGCCATCCGGCGGAGCTCGGCGCGGAGGCACTCGTAGTCAGGGTTGTTCCCCTGCTGGCCTCCCTTCCAGGGAAGGCCGTCGATCTCCTTCCacatggcggcggcggcggcgtcggGTGGCGAGCGGAGGCCATCCTCAGTCTGGAGCTGGACGTCGAACTCGAGGGCCTTGCGGAGGCCGCGGCAGCGGGGTTTGCCACAGCGGCGGCGGCGCCAGCAGGGCCAGTCCCAGGGCCAGGCGGCGCCGGATAGCTCGGCCGCGGCGACGGCGGTGgcgatgaggaggaggaggacgatggCGGCGAGGTAGGGGAGGGGGGCAGCGTGGAACGAGGCGGCAAGGGGGCGGAGGAGTGGGGGGAGGAGGGTAGAGAGGGCGCGGACGAGGTGGGCGAGGGAAGAGATGATGAGAAAGGCGCAAGAGAAGAGGACAAGGACGAGTATGAGCAGGTCGAGGGTCGCCGCCGGCGAGTGCTTGCACGGCGGAAGGGAACCGGACTTAGGGTTTGAAAAATTAGTGTTAGGGTTTGGGTTTCGCTTGGGTCtgggagagggggaggaggaggaggaggaagaggaggaggacggcATGGCGGTGAGGGGGGAGAAGCGGCGGATCATCGCTCGCTCGCTCCCACTCGCTTATCTCTTCTCTCTGTGCCGCCGCTcctgtttctatttttttaatctatttatttagttatttattagcttatcttaattttttactttaattTTTGTTTCTTCGGTTAGCGTGGGCGAGACGGAGTCACAGAGTCAACGCGGTAAGCACGCCGGACGCGCACGGGTTTGGACTCGGGACGTCGAGGAAACGAGGACTTTGTCAAGCTCAACTCGGAGTAGATTGTGGCCTAAATTGGATTGCATATTTGCATATGCTTGGAGTTAGACTTTTCTGGGCCTTGGGATTCACAAGTTTTTTTTGCTAGAATTGGAGGCTAATGGGCTAGCTGGCGTTAGACGATGACATTTAAGGATATGCACGTACAAACCAAATGAAATTTGTAAGCATTCAAGAAATTGGGGAAAAATATTGAATTATTCAAACAAGCTTATAGCAGGGTATCTTTGGGTATCACATTTGTTTCAGAAAATGATTATAACCTCTCTTGTTTTTCTATGACGTATTCAGCTATGTTGTACAATAtaacttttaaaaattataaataaccttTTGTTGGCCTTATTTCAACTATGCAAGATCATTTTCTTGTCTTGTGTATATCAAACAAGTAGCTCACATCTCATACAACCTAGTAAAACAAAGAATGCCTGCAGGTTGTTATTTGTAACTCTATATTGCAAAttatcaaaaatattattttttctagaaattaatttctcacaTACAGTCAACATATTCTTTTGTTGTTACTGGAAAGTTTAGTCAAATTTTAGAAATGTTGATATACCAAAGATGTCAAAAAAGTTGCTTTTAcactaaaaaattaatttctcagGTAGTggcaagatatttttttttttgtcattttaaTCGAGTCTCAAAAATATCAATATTTTTTAGACTAATCATTTTACTTCACAACAAAAGTAATGGCTATTATCCACATAATTCATTCTTTATTTAGACTTTTATGTCCATGATGGCTGTCATAAAAATAGTTGTTATAACTTGAAAATTATCAAAGTCACGGAGCCTGCAACCAGGAGGTTGTAGCCCAATTTGCATTAAcggtcattattattattattattattattttggctAAAACAGGTGGATCATATCCGATAAGTACGgatgcatccaataaaattaaaaaatataatacctCGAAGTGCCGAGGTAACTTTTCATCACTAGCCCATAAGACGCTGCCGGAGTGACTGGCTGCATAGCaaccacccaatccgcagccccattagcttcacggaaaacatgcttggcctgaaaggccccGCCATCCCTCACCATTGTCCAAATATCTTGGAGCAAAGGGTGGACATAACCATTACCCCTTGGACCCCCGGATCCAACTAATGACAGTGGCCGAGTTCCCCTCCAAGATGATGGTGCTGGCTCGTAAAACACATCGGGCGTGACCAAGGCCCTCCCAAGTAGCCTGCAGCTCCGCACCCGGAACCGATATGTCGAAGAACTGACCGCCCCTTGCAACCACGACCCTGGCAGACGGGTCccgaataacaaaacccgcACTACCCCTCGTACCTCCGTCTAAGACAGACTCATCGAAGTTAACCTTGAGGAAACTAGGGGATGGGGGCTCTCAGAAAAACACCGTACGGGATGCTGTCGAAGCAAAATAGGAACTCTAGATGTCCCGAGCTATTAAGGTCCCTTCAACTGGTATGATAAGACTGAGCTTCGTTGTCTGCACGCAGGCACTCTCCACCACAAGTCTCGGCGACATACTGCGTTTGTCAAACGTTTGAGCGTTCCTAGCCATCCAAATCTGGTAGGACATGCAGGTCACTCGAGCCGCCTCCTGACGAAGCAATGGGAACTCCGAGCATCGACCCAAGGTCTGTAAGAATAGGTCCCTCCTGCCCCAAATCTCCCATGGGATCCCAGCAAGTCGCCAAGTCGCCCTACCCCATATGCACTGAAATAAGACATGGTCCACAGTTTCGTCCACACTACAATCCCCACACACCGAGGAAATCCGCAGTCCTCGTCCACTCAGTGCCGCTCGCGTCGGAAGATGGTCCCAGACCACCTTCCAGAGAAACAAAGCTACCCTCAGGTGGAGTCCCAAGCGTCAGATCCAGGCGCAGTCTTGCCCAAGCTTGTACTGCCGCCAAAGGATGCGGGAAAGGTCGCCCACCCTGACATTGGACCTGGTAGAAGTGCTCCAAAGCCGCACATCAGGGCCTACACACCATAGTAACAGGAGGGATCAGACCCTCTCCGCCAGCTGCCCCCCAAAAAGCTGATCAAGCCTAGTCTCGCCCCATGCAGCCCCTCCGGGGATAAGAAGATCGCAGACATGCAGTCCCTTTGCAGCCTCGACACTAACTATAGTCGACCAGTGCCGCAAGGGGAGGGCATCTACCCATGCGTCCTCAGCCACATCATTACTGCGCTCATCACCTATTAGTCATCTAGTGTGTACCAGCGCGGTAGGTAGGTACCTCGCAATCTCTTGCCAAAAAAAGGAATATATCCGCCCTCCTCGGGCCAATGCCTCAGAGCCCACCCTTCCATAGCGGGCTGCCATGGTCCGGCTCCAGATCCCCTGCGGCTCTAAAAGAAACCGGATTGCATG
Above is a genomic segment from Phoenix dactylifera cultivar Barhee BC4 unplaced genomic scaffold, palm_55x_up_171113_PBpolish2nd_filt_p 000026F, whole genome shotgun sequence containing:
- the LOC103720362 gene encoding uncharacterized protein At5g19025-like, producing MIRRFSPLTAMPSSSSSSSSSSPSPRPKRNPNPNTNFSNPKSGSLPPCKHSPAATLDLLILVLVLFSCAFLIISSLAHLVRALSTLLPPLLRPLAASFHAAPLPYLAAIVLLLLIATAVAAAELSGAAWPWDWPCWRRRRCGKPRCRGLRKALEFDVQLQTEDGLRSPPDAAAAAMWKEIDGLPWKGGQQGNNPDYECLRAELRRMAPPNGRAVLLFRSQCGCPVAKLEGWGPKRSRRQKKGMANLALERGR